The proteins below are encoded in one region of Salmo salar chromosome ssa02, Ssal_v3.1, whole genome shotgun sequence:
- the LOC106584706 gene encoding CKLF-like MARVEL transmembrane domain-containing protein 8 encodes MEGAATRTVITSTSSSTDNFSTSTLACDRHFFRTASGLLVFAEIVFGLLVWMLIAGTEYFRVSAFGWVMFVAILYWVLTVIFLIIYLTMAYNRIPQVPWTTVGLFFNSSATVMYVVAAAVDAASISHAVKGRHNYNCWVASTFFSFLVTLCYAGSTYLSFKSWRSRDEEQ; translated from the exons ATGGAAGGAGCAGCGACGCGCACTGTGATAACGTCTACCAGCAGCAGCACGGATAACTTTTCCACCTCTACTCTGGCTTGTGATAGGCACTTTTTTCGCACTGCTTCGGGGCTCCTCGTTTTCGCAGAAATA GTGTTTGGTCTGCTGGTATGGATGCTGATAGCAGGGACGGAGTACTTCCGTGTGTCTGCCTTTGGGTGGGTCATGTTTGTGGCCATCTTGTACTGGGTCCTGACGGTCATCTTCCTCATcatctacctgaccatggcttaCAACAGGATCCCTCAGGTCCCCTGGACAACTGTG ggcctgttcttcaacagtagtgctacagtgatgtatgtggtggcagcagcagtgGATGCAGCTTCAATCAGCCATGCTGTTAAGGGGCGCCATAACTACAACTGCTGGGTCGCATCCACA TTCTTTTCCTTCCTGGTCACTCTCTGCTATGCAGGAAGTACATATTTAAGTTTTAAATCGTGGAGATCAAGGGATGAGGAACAATAA